The Collinsella aerofaciens genomic interval TGGAGACCGCCCATGCCGCTATCGCCGCCGCCTCGTCGCAGACGCCGAGCATTGTGCTGCTCGATCTGGGCCTGCCCGATATGGACGGCGTCAAGGTGGTGGAGTCGGTGCGCGCATGGTCGGGCATGCCGATTATCGTGGTCTCGGCGCGCAGCGAGGACGCGGACAAAATCCGCGCGCTCGATGCCGGTGCCGACGACTACCTGACCAAGCCGTTTTCGGTCGAGGAGCTGCTCGCGCGCATTCGCACGACGCTCAGGCGCCTTTCGTATGCGCAAACGGGTGGCGTTGCCTCCGAGGGCTCGTTCGATACCGGTGAGCTGCATATCGATTTTGATGCCGGCATCGCCACGATGGATGGCGAGGAGCTGCATCTGACGCCGATCGAGTACAGGCTCTTGTGCCTGCTGGCGCACAACGCCGACAAGGTGCTGACGCACCAGTTTATCCTGCACGAGATTTGGGGCACGGCAACTAAGAGCGACCTGGCGAGCCTGCGCGTCTTTATGGGCACGCTGCGCAAGAAGATTGAGTCCGACCCCGCGCATCCGCGCTATATCCAAACGCACGTGGGTATTGGTTACCGATTGGTCATCCAGGGATAGGTCGGCATCCGCCATCCCAATATGAGTTGCGGTGAAATACGGTCTAAATTTGCCTAATTCCAGGCAAACAGTCCGTATTCCACCGCAACTTTGTTTATTTGCCCTTGGGCTTGCTGGCGTAAAATTTTTTCTTTTTGGGCTTGCCGGCGGGGGAGGGCTTGCCGACAAAGTTGGGCTTGCCGTTGCCGGTCTGCGCGTGCGCGGGCGCTGCCGCGCGAGGCTTGCGGGCCTCGGGGTTGCGCAGCTCCTCGGTTCGCTCGGCAATCTCCTCGGCGCTAAAGCCGACCTCGGCCATGGCATCTTCGATGGGCAGGCGGCGCACGATATAGCAGTGGTGCACCTTCTGGTTGCGCGCGAAATCCTCGGGGATGGTCTGTGCCGTAATGTCCTCCAGCACGACGCCCGCTCGTGCGAGCTTGCGCGTCTCGGGGCGGAAGCCGCGCAGGTTGCAGCTAAAGATGGCATGGCCGCCCTGTGCGAGCAGGCGCGACACGCCGGCCAAAAGCTCAACATGGTCGCGCTGGACATCCCAGGTGCGACGGCCCATCTTGGACGAGTTCGAGAACGTGGGCGGGTCGACAAAGATCAGGTCCCAGCGGTTGCGCGTCTGGCGCTGGTCACGAATCCAGGCGAGCACGTCATCGCGCACAAAGTGATGCTGCGGCCCCACAAAGCCGTTCTGACGCATATTGCGCTCGGCCCAATCCAGGTAGGTGTTCGAGAGGTCGACCGTCACGGTCTCCTCGACGCCGCCGTCGGCTGCGTAGCAGGTGGCAGTGCCGGTGTAGGCGAACAGGTTGAGGAAACGGCGCGCCTGCTTGGCGTGCTCGCGCACCAGGTTGCGGGTGACGCGGTGGTCCAAGAAGATGCCGACGTCCAGGTAGTCGTCAAAGTTGACGGCAAAGGTGAGGCCGCCCTCTTCGATGAGCGGCAGGCGACGGCGCGCGATGTTGGCGCGCTCACCCGATGCGCCCTTGCCGGCGCCCTGCTTGCCGTACTGCGAGCCGCCGCGCGAACGCATGCGGGCCTTGGCGTGCACGTGCTCGGCCGGAACATCCAGGATACGCGGCGCGATGGCCAGAATATCGAGCATACGGGCCTGGGCCAGTGCGGGGTCGATGGTCTTGGGCGCGGCGTATTCGGCAATGACGAGCCAGCGGCCCGGCGTCTGCGGGCAACCCTCGTACAGATCGATGGCGGCAGAGTAATCGGGCAGGTCGGCATCGTAGACGCGGTAGCAGCTCACGCCCTCGCGCTTTGCCCACTTGCGACGCAGGCGAGCGTTCTTGCGCAGACGGTTGGCGAACTGCTCGGACTCGGGGATGAGCACGGGCAGCGGCTTGCCATCACCCAGGTCGAGCGTGGCGGTAGGTTCGGGCATGAAGGTGTCGGCGGCTTCGTCGCTGATGACGTCGTCGGCGTCCGCGGTCTCGCCCTCGGCGTTTGCGCTGGTCGCAGCCTCAAACGCTGCGGCGGCGTGGTCGAGCGAAGGCCAGACTTCGACGGTCGCCTCTTCGTTGTTGGGCATGACGGCGATCGAGCGCTCGGGCTCGGCGTGGAGCGAGCGGGCCAGCAATCCATCGCGGGTGAGCGCAGCGACCGGCGCCGCGGCAAGCTCGGGCGCGCGGCGCAGCTCGCCGACCAGCGTCATGGCGTCGTGCATGAGCGAAAGCGGGGTCTCGGTGGTGTCTGCGACCACGGCGGCACCGGCGACAGCGCCTGCATGGTCCAGCACGGTGGCTGGCTTGGCAGCGCAAAAGTCGACAAAACGCTTGTAGCCGGCGCACTTGACCATGCGCTCGGCAGTCTTGCGGGCGGCGGGGTCGATGTCCACGGCGACGATGCGCGCCTGGCGCTCGCGCGCCGCCGCCTCGCGCTCGCGTGCCTCGGCAAGCAGCTGCTCCCACAGGGCGGCGTCATGCGGCTGCCAGCCCTCAAAGCCCCAGTGCTCGCGTGCAGCGCCCGGGGCGCGGTCGGTCAGAATGTTCACGGCTTCCAGCAGCAGACCGCCGCCGGCGCACGAGGCGTCGATCAGCGTGGGCAGGGCTTCGTTCTCGTAATCATCGGCTGTGAGCTCGCGCTCGCACAGCGCGGTCCAACCGACCTGCGCCAGCACCAGGGCGGCGTAGTCGGGACGCAGCACGTGTGTGCCCTCGCCGGCGCGGGTCGCTGCGGGCGGCAGGCGCTTGAACAGCGGGTCGCCCGAAAGGTCCAGGCTAATGCTGGCGCGGCGCTGGCGCAGCGAAAGCAGTAGGTGAACATCGGGGTCGGCGGCATCGACATCGGCGCGACGGCCCGTGGTTTCGGCCAGGCGGTCGCACAATGCGTCCTTGGCGCGCAAGGCAGAGAAGCGTGTGTTGCGCAGCTGCTCGGTCACGCCGCGGGCGGTGATGGCGATAGTGGCTCCGGGACGGATGATGTTCTCCCAGGCGATGTCGTAAACGCTATCGTACAGTTCATCGGCATCCTGCGCCTCAAAGCGCCCAAGAACCACGAACACGCGGCTCGCCAGGCGTGACCACAGACAGGCGCGGTAGCCTTCTTCGAGCTCGCCCTCAAACGTAGCGCGGCCCTTCAGCCGGCGGACATGCGAAAGCCCGAGGCGTTTAAGCTCATCGGCGAGTGCGGACTCAAAGCCCTCGGGGCAGCTTGCGTAAAATTCCATGGGTGACCTCTCTGGTTGCGTCGCTCCATTATATGATGGATGCTTCGTTTGCCCTTATCCTCGAAAGGAACCCATATGATTGATGCGTGCTCCTTGATTCCCATTTTCATTGCAACAGCCTCAGGACTCGGGGCCTCGCACAGGCTCCCGCCGCCTTACAGAACTGAAAGCTGGGCGTAGGGCAAATCCATGGCACGTGACCTGCGATTGCTCGGCCATAGATGGCGTAATCGAGGCCAAGGGAGGGCATCATGTGCGAGGGAAACGAGAGCTGGTTCTGGCACGCGAACGACATGGTGGTGGCGGGCGACATGAACCTCGTGGTCCGCGTCCTGTGGGTCGCGCTCATCGTAGGCATCGGCGTCGCGACGATGGCCACGCTCTGGATCGTCACGAGGTAGCGCGCCACGAACGAATGACGAGGCACGCGGCGCATGCCTCGCTGGCGGAACCCTAGCCTCGCTGCTGGACAATCTGTTCGATGAGCTTCGCGACGGAGTCCTCGGCTGCGTCCCCGATCAGGTGATGGGCCGCGGCCTTCGCCTCTGGCATCGCGCCCGCGACTGCGTAGGAGTTCGGCACCTTTTCGAGGAGCGTCACGTCGTTTTCCGAGTCTCCGATAAAAGCGACCTCGTCCAGCGTGACCCCAAGGCTGCCGAGAAGCGCGTCGAGTCCGTTTACCTTGCTCCAGCCAGCCGGAACAACATCGAGGAAGAATGGGACGGGCGAGGGGAAATCAAGCTCTGGGCAGGCTTCCTTGCATCGACTCCGAACGACTTCCGTCGGGGCGGAGCTGACGTTGACGAAGATGCCGGCGGTGATGACGTCACGGTTCGTGGGCACGTCTCCGAGCGCCATGTCTCTTCCGGAGTCCTTAACGATTTCCAGGGCGAATTCGTCGCCAGGCTCGACGGCGCAGAGGAACTGCTCGCAGCGTTTGCCTGTCTCATCGACATCGGCGACTAGCCAGAGTGACGTCCCCGCGTAGGGGCGTACGGCGCTATCGAGCTTGACGAGGGCCTCCGTCGAGAGCGTCTTTTTGAACACGAGTTCGCCGCTGGAGAAGACCTTCTTTCCGTTGGCCATGATGCCGGTCGAGAAACAGCGCGCGTCGCCGTCAAAGGCATCGGCCAGGTCGGCGTAGTCGCGGCCGCTTGCGGGGCCGAACGCGATGCCCGCATCAAGCGCCGAAAGAATCGCGCTGTGCGTGCGCTCCGATACGACCCTTGAGCCAAACGGCAGCAGGGTCCCGTCCATGTCTGCGAGGATGAGCTTTATCAAGGGGTCCTCCCGTTTCGGTCTGGGCGTCGGTGCGCCGGTGTGCGTCGTCCTAGCTGTATTGCCTGTCTCCCAAGAGATTCTTCGAGATGATCCTGTTAAGCTCTACCGGGTCATCCCAGCAAGAGGTCAGGAAGAGGAACAGCAGCTCGATGACGAAGTTGATCGAGCTGTGCGAGAAGGCGATCTCGGTTCCGGTGATGGCCTGATCTCGCGAGATGGCTCGGATGATATACGTGGCACGCTTCGCGAGCGGCGTATCTGGGTTGTCTGTGATCATGATGATGGGGGTGTTCGAATCCTCGGCAGAGTCGAATATGTTGACGAGGCGCTTCGAGTATCCGGACGTCGAAATGACGAGCAGGATGTCATTCTCCTTGAGGCTGGTTGCGGCGGAGACCATGGCATCGGTGGTACTGGGGCAAAACGCCCTGACTCCAACCTGTGAGAGTTTGAACGCCGCGTTTACGCCCATGCTAATCGAGTTGCCGACGCCCGCAATCAGGACGAGGTTGGCGTTGTGGAGCAGATTGACGACTGCCGAAAAGTCATCGGAGTCAATGAGCGAGGCGGTTTGGGAGAGCTCCTTGACCTTGTGAGACAGGACGTACTTAATGGAGCCCTCGACGTCGTCCAGAGTAACCTTGCCGCCCGTGGCCTTTTCCTCGCCGGAGGCCCTGCTGATGGATATGCCGAGCGCCAGACGCATGTCCGAATAGGTTCGGTAGTCAAGCGTCCTTGCGAACCTCGAAACAGACGCCGGTGACGTACCGGTTCCTGCGGCGAGTTCGCGGACGGTCATCGTTGCGACGTCCGACGGGTGGTCGAGCACATACGTTGCGATTGCCTTCTCCGAGGGGGATAGGCTGTTCATGACCGCGCAGATGTGGCTGAGCACATCCCCTGTCTTATCCATGGTTACTCCTTGGCCCTAGTTTGCTTCGTATCTTAGGTCAAGAGAGGTGAAAATAAAGCAAAATGTTTCATAAGCGGTGAAATAGCGTTTTACCGCTGATTTCCTACCGTTCACGGTAAATCGGTGCTTCCCCGGCGCAATCTCATCTTGAGCTGCTATCTTATGAGCCGTGAAACAACGGCACGAAAACGATGAAACAACAGATCATTGTTCCAACGCCTCACAACTTTGTTTCACGCTAGATGGCGAATCACTTCGAAGCCCAGACAGGCACCCGGCGAGCAAGAAGGGAGAAGCACGATGCACAACGCCAGGACAAACGCAAGCATGACTTCGCTGTTCTTCGCGAACGTCCTCTACTGGGTCTGCGCGGGCGTGTACTCGCCGTTCCTCTCCGCTCACTACACGAGCCTCGGCCTCAGCGCAGCCCAGACCGGCATCCTCCTCGCGGCGACCCCGGTGTGTGCGCTCGCCATCCAGCCGCTCTGGTCGACGATCGCCGACAAGCTCGGGCGCCGCCGCGCGGTCATCGTGATCCTCTGCCTTGCGGCGGCGGTACTCGCTCCGCTGTATTACCTGGCGTCGACGTTCGTCCCGGTTCTTCTCGTAACCTTTGCGTTCTCGGCGTTTTTCTCGGGGCTCCTGCCCCTGAGCGACTCCCTCGTCATCGAGCTCGCGGATCGCTCTGGCCTGGACTTTTCTCGCATTCGCATGGGTGGCACTATCGGCTATGCCATCGTCGTCCTGATCGTCGGTCGGCTGCTCGACATGGCTCCTCAAATCCAGTTCGCGGTGGTCTCTGCCGCGCTGGTGGTCTTCGCGGCTCACATGTGGCGCCTCCCCGAGGCGGGAATTCGCGCCAATGCCGCGGACGATCCCAAGGTCTCCCACGGAAAGGGCCTCCTCTCGCTGTTTACCAGCAATGAGATCGCCTTCGTCTTGGTCTTCGCCTTCATCAGTTCGGCTGCGATTGGCTTCATCGGGGCGTTCTTGGGCCGCTACGCGGTCGAGCTTGGCGAGGGTCAGAACCTCGTGGGCGTCCTGAGTGCGGTCTCCGCTGCGAGCGAGATCCCCATCCTGCTCGTTTCCTCCAAGCTGGTCAGGCGCTTCGGCGAGATGAACCTCCTGATCTTTTCCTGCTTCATGGCGGCGCTCAGGCTCGTGCTCGTGGGCACCGGCATCGTCCCGGTCATGATCTGCGGCCAGCTGCTGCAGAGCGTGAGTTACATGACCGTCTACTACTCCTGCGTTACCTACATTGCCAACCACACTTACGAGGATTGTCGCGCTCGAGGTCAGAGCGCCTTCGCGATGGTTCAGAGCGGTCTGTCCGTCGTGGTTGCGAACCTGTTTGGCGGTTGGGCGTGCGACACGCTCGGCACGCACGCGGGTTTTCTGGCCTTCGCCCTCGCTTCAACGATTGCTGCGGTCGTTGCTTTTGTGGCGTACGTACTGTGGCGTCGAAGCGCAGCGCCACAGCCTGAGGGCCAGTCGGCCGCATAGGCTCCACCGCGTTTTGCAAGCGCCTGCCTGCTTCGCGCTTCTCTTCGTGTTCAACCAGCTGACGAGCTGAGAACTGTCCAATCCAATGGTTATCCAAGTGAAAGGAAGACAAAGATGTCTCTCATCAAGGTCAACGAGCTTCTTCAACATGCGACCGAGCACCACTATGGCGTGCCCGCGATCAACGTCATCAACACGGAGACCATCCGTTATGCGATCCAGGCCGCCGAGGATGAGCACATGCCTATCATCATCCAGTACTGGCCCGGCTTCGAGGACCACTGTGCCCTCGACATCATCGCCTTCGCCGCCCGCTATTACGCCGAGCGCGCGAGCGTGCCCGTCGCCGTCCACCAGGATCACTCCGCTGGTTACGAGATCGCCGTCAAGGGCGTCAAGGCCGGTTTCCCCTCCGTCATGGTCGACGGCTCCTCGCTTCCCTATGAGGAGAACTTCCAGCTCACGAAGGACGTCGTCCAGGTCGCCAAGATCTTCGACGTTGACATCGAGGCCGAGCTCGGCCACGTCGGCAACGGCTCCGACGCCAACGACTTCGTGAACAGCGACCACTATACCGACCCGAACCTCGCCGAGGAGTTCGTCGAGGGCACCGGCTGTGGTTCGCTCGCCATCGCCGTCGGCAACGCCCACGGCCCCTACGTCAAGGTCCCGAACCTCGACATGGAGCGCATCAAGGCCTGCAGGGAGGCCGTCAGCGTCCCCCTCGTCATGCACGGATGCTCCGACATCCCCGACGAGCAGCTCCAGGAGGCCGTGAACCTCGGCATGAGCAAGTTCAACATCGCCACGGAGTACTTCCGCTCCATGTACCGCGCCTTCGAGAAGTACATCAGCTCCGGCAAGAACGACGGCAACGGCGTTGGCCTCCTGATGGACGCCGCCCCCGACATGCGCGCGTTCGTCGCAAGCAAGATCCAGCTTCTGAACCCCAACCACTATTCGCTCTAGGAGAGACTCGATGAAGAAAGTTCTTGTCGCGTCGCACGGTCACCTCGCAAGCGGAATCAGGAGCTCGATCGAGATCCTGACCGGTATGGCGGACATGGTGGAAGCAGTTGACTGCTACGTGGACGACTCCGATTTCACCCCTCGCATCCAGGCGTTTATTGACTCGGTGGGCCCTGAGGACGAGGCCATCATCTTCACCGACATCTACGGTGGCTCCGTCTTCCAGAAGGTCGTCCTCATGGAGCCGGAGAAGCGCGGGATCGTCCATGTTACCGGTATGAACCTCGGCCTCGTGATCGAGGCGCTCCTCGGCGCTGAGCCGGTCACGGCAGATTCGATCAAGCAGAGCGTCGAGCTGGCGAGGGCGACGATGCAGGTCGTCGAGCCTCCGAGCAAGGCCGCGGACAACGAGGGGTCCGACGGAGACTTCTTCGATTAGAGAGCACTAATAAGTAAGGAGAGGAAACAATGATTGTTCAGGTTCGAGTCGATGACCGTCTGATTCATGGGCAGGTCGCCCTGGTGTGGACCAAGGAGCTCAACACCACCAGGATCATCGTCGCCAACAAGCACGCCGTGGAGAGCGATGCCCTTCGCATGACGCTTTCCATGGGTACGCCGGCGGGCCAGAAGCTCCTCGTCAAGGATGTTCCGGATGCTTGCCGCATCGCGAACGATCCGCGTGCGGACTCCATGCGCATCTTCGCGCTCACCAACTGCGTGCGTGACGTGCTTGAGCTCGTTAAAGGCGCACCGGGCAAGATCGAGGGCGTGAACGTTGCCAATGTCGGCCGCTTCGACAAGTCCGATCCGGATAGCAAGGTCGCCCTCAACTCCACGATCATGCTCAACCCGGATGAGCTCGAGGCCGCGAAGGAGCTTTGCGAGCAGGGTATTCCGGTTTTCCATCAGCTTATCCCGTCCAATCCCAAGACTCCTCTCAAGAGTCTGATCGAGGCGGCGGAGAAATAAGGGGATTTGGCCAGGCGGTCAAATGAAATGAGAGAAAGGAAGTCAAATGATTGGGTTAGCAGTAATGGCCTGGTTGACCGTGCTGATTTGCTACGGCGGCAACTGGGTTCTCGGTCAGTGTATGATCGAGCGTCCTCTCGTGGTCGGCCTCGTTGCGGGCCTTCTGATGGGCGACGTCAAGACCGGTGTCATCATCGGTGCCTCTCTCGAGGCGATCTTCATGGGCGCGGTTAACATCGGTGGCGCCATCTCCGCCGAGCCCGTTACCGCGACCGTCCTCGCCGTCGCCTTCACCGTTGGTGCCGGCATCGACCAAGGCGCCGCCATCACGCTGGCCGTTCCCGTTGGCGTCGTCACCGCGTTCCTCTCGATCTTCATGAACAACGTGTTCCTCGCGTTCTTTGCCGCCACCTTTGACAAGATGGCCGCCGAGGGCAACGAGAAGGGCCTCGCGCTTCAGCACTTCGTTCTCTGGTTCGTTAAGTACGCCGCCTTTGGCCTCATCGCCTTCCTCGGCGTTTACCTTGGCGCCGAGCCCGTTGCCGCCATCGTCAACCAGATTCCGGCCAATGTCATGAGCGGCCTCAACGCCGTGGGCGCCCTCCTGCCCGCCGTTGGTATGGCGCTCCTGCTCCAGATGCTGTGGAGCACCGAGCTCAGCATCTACTTCTTCCTGGGCTTCACGCTCTACCAGTACCTCGGCCTCCCGATGATCGCCATCGCGGTTCTCGGCGTCATCATCGCGGTTGCCTCCGCCCTCCGCGACAAGGAGATTTTCGATCTCACCAAGAAGGGCATGGCCACCCAGGCCGTTTCCAGCGACTCTGTAACCAGCGACGAAGAGGATTTCTTCGCATGAGCAACCTGACCAAGAATGTGAGCCCTGAAGACAAGAAGATGCTCAACAGTATTTTCCTGCGCTCTTTCTCCGTGTTCGCCTCCTGCGCCGGCGGTTCCGTCAAGGCTGGCGCCGACGGCTGGCTGTACTCCGTCCAGCCCGCGCTTAACCGCTACTACGCCGATGACCCCGAGGCCCGTGCCGACGCCATGAAGCGTCACACGACTTGGTACAACATTACCCAGAACGTCGGCACGTTCGCCATGGGCCTCGTCGCCTCCATGGAGAGGGAGAACTCGCAGCACGAAGACTTCGACACCGAGTCCATCGACGGCATCAAGGTTTCCCTGATGGGCCCGATGTCCGGCATCGGTGACGCAATCTTCTGGGGCGTCCTGCGTGTCATCGCCGCCGGCATTGGCATCAACCTCGCCATGAGCGGCTCGCCCCTCGGCGCGATCATGTTCCTGCTGATCTACAACATCCCGTCGATCCTCTGCCGATACTTCATGACCTACCTCGGCTTCAGCATGGGCACCAACTTCATCTCCGAGATGTACGAGGGTGGTCTCATGAAGCTCATCACCAAGGCGACCTCCACGGTTGGCCTCGTGATGATCGGCGCCATGACCGCGGCGAACGTCCAATTCAACACGATCCTGTCCATTCCGGTTCAGGACTCTGACCCCGTCATGATCCAGACCTACCTCGACTCGATCTTCAAGGGCATCGTGCCCCTGGGACTTACGCTCGTCGTCCTCTGGCTCCTGCGCAAGAAGAACGTGAACATCAACATCATCCTGGTTGGCATCATGATTCTGGCGCTCGTCCTCGGCCTCGTGGGCATCGTGTAGGGCGGCTTCCGGATCATTCGAAGCTTGTTCAAGGCAATTCCCGGCGGCACGCGATCGAGGACATTCGACGCGTGCCGCCCCATTAGAAGGAGAGAACATGCGCTACACGCACCTCAAGAACTCCGACGTCGACGTCTCCCAGCTCGCCGTGGGCACCTGGGCAATCGGCGGCGACTCCTTTGGTGAGAACGATGACGCCGCCAGCATGTCCGCCATCCGCACCATGCTCGATCACGGAGTCAACCTCATCGACACCGCGCCGTGCTATGGCAACGGCACATCTGAGAAGGTCGTCGGCAACGCGCTCAGGGGCATCGACCGAGAGAGCTACCTGCTCTCGACCAAGGTTGGCCTGATCACCAGCGCCGCCGGCTATGATCGCGACTCCTCGTTCAAGAATATCATGAGGGAGGTCGAGAGCTCGCTGCGCAACCTCCGCACCGACTACATCGACTTCTACTTCGTGCACTGGCCCGACGCCAAGACCCCGTTCTCCGAGACGATGTGCGCCCTCCAGCTCCTCAAGGAGCAGGGCAAGATTCGCCACATCGGCGTCTCCAACTTCACGCCCGAGATGATCGAGGAGTGCGAGAAGGTCGCTCAGGTCGACGTCCAGCAGCCGCCCTACTCCATGGTTGACCGTTCCTCCGAGGACCTCATCAAGTGGGGCTACGAGCGTGGCATCGACTCCTTCACCTATGGCTCCCTTGGCGCGGGCATCCTGTCGGGCAAGTTCCGCGAGCTGCCGAAGTTCGAGGAGGGCGACGTCCGCGCCGGCTTCTACGACTACTTCCAAGAGCCCAAGTTTTCTCGCGTCCAGGAGCTGCTCAAGGTCATGGACGAGATCGCCGAGGCTCACGACAAGCCCGTGGCACAGGTCGCCGTGAACTGGAGCACCCAGAAGGAGTACGTGGGCACCGCGCTCGTTGGCGTGCGCACGGACGCCCACGCGATTCAGAACTGCGAGACGTTCGAGTGGGAGCTTTCCGCCGATGAGATGGCCAAGCTTGACGCCAAGCTTGACGAGCTGAAGATCGGCTAGCCATGGGCGCTGAGGAGAGGAAGTACCCCGCTTCCGAGCTTGAAGTGCTTGAGCGTGGAGCTAGGGAGGTCGTCGAGCCCAACGGGCTGAAGCTCCTACTGAAGCCCGTGCCGGGAGATGGGCGCGAGCACGTGCTCGATCCGCGCGTCTATGCGCGCGCCCACGCGAAGCTCGCTGCCGGTCCGGCGCCGGCGGGGCCGGTGGACGTGATCGCGTGGCGCTCTGCGCCCAACAAGGAGACCCACGTTGTGAGGGGCGTGGGCGTTGCCAAGAAGACCGTCGTCATGAACTTTGGCGACAGGGGCATTCCCCTGCACGTCTTCACGCCCGAGAGCCACGAGAGCGGTTCTGCCGCGCTCGTGTTCATCCATGGCGGCGGCTTTATGGTGGGTAACATCGGCCAGTACGAGAACTGCCTGCGCGACATCACGGAGCGAACGGGCTGTGTCGCGATCTACCCAGAGTACCGTCTGTCTCCCGAGACGATGTTCCCTGGTGGCGTCGAGGACTGCGTGAAGACGCTCGGTTGGCTTGTCGAGCATGCGGATGAGCTGGGTGTCGACGCGACGCGAGTCGCCGTGGCTGGCGACTCCGCGGGCGGAAGCCTGACCAACGCCGTCGTCCTTGACGGGTCCCATGCGGACAGGATC includes:
- a CDS encoding alpha/beta hydrolase, producing the protein MGAEERKYPASELEVLERGAREVVEPNGLKLLLKPVPGDGREHVLDPRVYARAHAKLAAGPAPAGPVDVIAWRSAPNKETHVVRGVGVAKKTVVMNFGDRGIPLHVFTPESHESGSAALVFIHGGGFMVGNIGQYENCLRDITERTGCVAIYPEYRLSPETMFPGGVEDCVKTLGWLVEHADELGVDATRVAVAGDSAGGSLTNAVVLDGSHADRIKLVVELYPLVDGGPVPEEWSYDLYEIVKDQRAEALSRVDRIRNANDDLPLMYTNGNAEEMLDPRVSALFAEDVSAFPRTVIISSEYDYLRYQDELFAMRLQDAGVDVAAIRYRGCDHGFFEMYGVMPQAEDVCRVISEELTKI
- a CDS encoding PTS system mannose/fructose/sorbose family transporter subunit IID yields the protein MSNLTKNVSPEDKKMLNSIFLRSFSVFASCAGGSVKAGADGWLYSVQPALNRYYADDPEARADAMKRHTTWYNITQNVGTFAMGLVASMERENSQHEDFDTESIDGIKVSLMGPMSGIGDAIFWGVLRVIAAGIGINLAMSGSPLGAIMFLLIYNIPSILCRYFMTYLGFSMGTNFISEMYEGGLMKLITKATSTVGLVMIGAMTAANVQFNTILSIPVQDSDPVMIQTYLDSIFKGIVPLGLTLVVLWLLRKKNVNINIILVGIMILALVLGLVGIV
- a CDS encoding aldo/keto reductase, with the protein product MRYTHLKNSDVDVSQLAVGTWAIGGDSFGENDDAASMSAIRTMLDHGVNLIDTAPCYGNGTSEKVVGNALRGIDRESYLLSTKVGLITSAAGYDRDSSFKNIMREVESSLRNLRTDYIDFYFVHWPDAKTPFSETMCALQLLKEQGKIRHIGVSNFTPEMIEECEKVAQVDVQQPPYSMVDRSSEDLIKWGYERGIDSFTYGSLGAGILSGKFRELPKFEEGDVRAGFYDYFQEPKFSRVQELLKVMDEIAEAHDKPVAQVAVNWSTQKEYVGTALVGVRTDAHAIQNCETFEWELSADEMAKLDAKLDELKIG